The following is a genomic window from Mauremys mutica isolate MM-2020 ecotype Southern chromosome 4, ASM2049712v1, whole genome shotgun sequence.
ccgcaggcatgactgcggcaggtccaccggcccagcctcccgccctgcccGGCGGCacgggacgccccctacattttgccgccctaggcaccagcttgttttgctggtgcctagagccgcccctgcatacagggtgggaggggaactctgtggatgaacctctgaactcatTGTGCTATACTGGCCCAGGACAGGAACGGTGAGGAGGGTACAGAGAAAGGCCAGGCACATTCAAAGGactttggggttgctggacttaaaaAGCTCAGGACAcagcccaacttacttgggggtgggtcgcttgtgtttatgaaccctagttgcagtgctttcccaaattaatgctgagttatttccctccttttattaaaagtttttgctacgcTTGTGAGAGAATGGAGGGTAGATAATTGTACTTGCTGGTGTGGGTCTTTGTTAAAGGCTCTAGAAACCATTTGATTCTGTCACTCTCCATGGTATgataaaagagctaatttagattcaactgagagtcttgttacatgcagcagagctgagatcactgacacccaggtctaagcattagacctactttggggcAGAGTCTCTATTGCAAGAGCCTACCCTGTGtgcactaagagctgaaatcactgagagctaaAAGTGTTtgttacactcagactctgtgcttgtgagaggggaagtattgcctcttagaagtGCCCGggagtggtgtgtaattgtcccaggtcactgggtgggggctcgagccacttttgtgttgtattgttgaaaaggaaaccCTAGTTACTGAAACCcacccttgttgctgctggctccacctggcagaagggttacccAAACATGTACACACcaatgagttaccatctaaatCCCAAAAATTACAGCGTTGTCGAGAGCTGTCATTTCAAAGGGACTTTCAGGGCAGATccaggaggcagcccaggggatctctggcttcagaaTTCAaacagcccaaaaaaaaaaaaagatggaaaatgaCCAGCTTCCTGGCACATAGCATTTCCCCGTCTGACAGGGCCATTAACAAATCATTTGTATTGTGAGGTTCCGTGATTCCCCATCTGGAGGGAGGAGCGGGGTGCATGAGGATGATTCCCAGGCCTGAGTGCACAAGCTCAgaccaaacattttcaaagttataaagtaaAATGTACATATTTCCCTATTGTATGGAGTGCCGCCATGGCAAGTGAGATGAATGTAGGCAGAAACTCACAACCATTTcacagagtctaaacactaagtcTATTCTTGTAAAACTAATCCCTGTTTTGAGCAAAACTATTGTACAGGTGTGACCTGATCTGGGCTCCAGCTGCGAGGGTGTCAGTTCTGCGCTAACATCAgcagcctgggcaagagctggcatctggcctgccagggtCACACCTGCTGGCATTTCTATGTCATGACCGGTGTCTGCAGCAGTGGAGCGGAGGGGCTGTTTTCGGCGTGTGGTGAGGAGGGGACAGACATCCCATGAGGCTGCAGGTTCTGGGCCCTCATGGTCTCATGGATCCATAGATTGGAAAGGCAAAAGGGGGTGCTGTGATCATCCAGTCCAacaccctcttcccaccccctggtGACACAGCCTAGGAGCATCCCACACATCAGACCCAGAACTCCATGGCAAatgccccagcctctccctgggATCCGGGGATTCTTCCCCCAAcagcccctgcttcccctccctaTTGTCCCCAGCCTTCCAGGCAGCTCATCAAGAGCAGCCTGCCAAGGCTCAGCTCATGAGGCACATTCTGATCCGTCCGAGGAACGGGGAATCTCAGCTAATAGGAGAAGCAGTGGTGCAAGGCCAGGACCAGCACAGATTAGCCTGCCTTGCCCCACCACAGCCTGGGAAAGGACAGTcccaccccccacgcccccagAGTAGAGCGCTCCAGAGGTGTTTCCTCCCACTGCTGGGATACAAGGCCTCCCAGGGGCTCAGATTAGACAGATCAGTCACTACCTCGGGGAGAAATACCTTGATCGgctgccaggcaggcaggcatgAGTCTGTCTAAGTGTGGAAGGAGGCACTAAGGAGAAACTGAGTCTCCAAACTAGGCTCAGCACACGGTGAGGCCCAGGGTTCCATATGtccagtggcagggagttccacaggacCCATTCACAGTGTTGTTATCCTTTGGGAGCATGGCCAGTGTGTGTGGGCATGTCTCTGGGATACCCAGGGGGACATATTTAGTAGAGGCTAGGGTGATGCATTTGCAGCAATCTGTATGGCTGTACAGTCAGGCAGCTGTGCTACAGCTGGAATCTTTTCACATCTGCTCCCAGCCAAAATAAGCCAGGCTGCAGTGGCTGGATCCCTCCAGACAGGTCCATGTCCCTAGGATGGGGCGACCTCTGCTGGCCAGGGAGCATTTTGAGACAACATGGCTATTTGAGTACCATAAtgagagggctgtggggtggcaaCGTGGCCCAGTGGATCGGGATTCAGGGACCCATCTCTGCCCCCAAATCAGTGGGTGATCTCAAGTAACTCATTTCCCAccgctctgtgcttcagtttcccctgtcTAACTCTCTATGGTTTGTTGTTTAGATTGAGAGTTTttaagggcagggactgtccctctGAACAGTGCCTGGTTCAGTCGGGTGCAGATCTCAGCTGGGGTGCTAGCACAATGCCATCGACAAGGTAAACGTTCATGCCTAATCCTGACTGCCACCCTGTAGGGGTCCCAAAGGGGCTGGCAAACCGGCTAATCCCACAGGCATCAGAGTGAAAAGGGTGGCGCTGTTGGACAGAAACCTCTGTGGTGCCAAAGCTACACAGGATCCTTGACAGGAGCAGCTGGCTGCATTGAAGCAGccgggaataggacccaggagtcctgacctcccccacccccaacacctcCCTTCTCAGGACATGTGCCAGCCTCTCCCTGATAGTGAGTTGAGGAAAAGTCCCCCTGGAGACAAGGGTGTGATCACTGTTCCTAGCACTTGGAGAGCCTGCAATAGACAAGCCCTCCTGCAAAGAGCTGTCAAGGTATATAAACTCAGGGtgaggaagggaaactgaggcaccaggggaACGTTACTTGCTTAAGGTGGCCCAAGCTAGTTGCAGAACTAGGTCTCCACCTGGTTCTCTAGCCACTGGCCCACGCTTCCCCTGCAGGAGATGAAGCTGGCAGTGCCCATATTCTAGGGGCAATAGTTGGGAGAGAAGCCCAGTCCTGATTCCTGCCATGTCCTTTCCATTGGCAGGTTGGCCCGCCTGGTGCAGCCCTCGCTGAGACTGCTGGGAGCAGTGGATGGAGCCATTTAACACCTCACACTCCAACTGGACGCAACTCTTTCCTCCGGAACCCTTTATACCGGCATCATGGCGAGCAGCCTTCCTGATTGCCACGCTGGCCATCGGGCTGCCAGCCAACGCCTTCATCATCTGGCTGACAGGGTGGCAGCTGCGGCGCCGGGGCCTGTCCGTCTTCATCCTAAGCCTGGCCACCTCtgacttcctcttcctctccatCACGGTCATGCAGATCATGGAGACCTTGCTGGATGACAACTGGGTGCTGGGCAGCCCCATGTGCCGCCTGCGCTACTTCCTCTACGACTTGAGCTACCACTGCAGCCTCTTCCTGCTGGCTGCCCTCAGCGTGGACCGctgcctgctggtgctgctgcccctCTGGTACTGCTGCCACCGCCCCCTGCGGCTCTCCAGCTACATCTGCTTGGGGGCCTGGCTAGTGGCTGCCCTGCTCACCATCAAGGGCTTCGTCTTCGCCGACGTCATCCGGTATCCAGACGGGATGCTCGTCTGCTCCAGCGACCGGGGCAAATACGAGTGGCCCCTGCGCCTGCTGGAGGTGCTGGTGGAGGGACTCTTCCCCTTCGTCGTCATGGTGACCACCCATGTCGCCACCTTGTCCCGCACCTTCCGGCACCACACCCGGCCCCCCAGCAAGTTCTACCGCATCGTGGCCGCCACCCTGTCAGCCTATGTGCTGCTCAACCTCCCCTTCCAGATCGTCCAGTTGCTCTTCCTGGTCTCCTGGGAGCATGAGGAGTTCAACAATCGCATCTTCCCCTTCATGGTCTACTTTAGCTACCTGATCAACCTCAACAGCAGCATCAACCCTCTCATCTACATCTTCTTCAGCTCCAACATCTGCACAGGCTGCGGCCACCACATGACTTCCTCCCTTACCATGGCTCTCACTGAGGAGCAAGAGAGGAGCCCCAGGGACATGTCCAGCAAGTCCTTCTCAGGCTAGCCTTGCCAGCAAGAccctgggggggggtctgtgcatgATTGTAGGTTCACTAGTGCAAAGACTTGTGTAAATGGGTGCAAGGTGGAGCTTGGTCAGGTGCAACCAGCTCCTGGAAGCTACCAGGagaagtcacaccagtgccaaggcCCAGTTTGCCTAGACAAACTCCAGCAGGGACAAAGATCCTCAGCAGATGCAAACCAGGCCCAGCTCCATGCAGGTCAATGGCTCAGGAACACCAGGCCCTAGGCAAGGCAATGTAAACACTgatgtgctgcagctgccaaCCCACAGGTGCCAGGAGACACTGCGGTGAAGGGGACTCTTCCCctttgtcagggccggctccagggtttttgctgccccacgcagcaaaaaaaaaaaaaaaaaaagccatgatcgtGATCAGCTCTACCACCACTGCTTCagtattcagcggcaattcggcggctggtccttggctccgagagggactgacggacctgccgccaaattgccgccaaagagccagacatgccgcccctcaccgttggccggcccaagcacctgcttgctgggctggtgcctggagctggccctgccctttGGGCCTATTTGCCTTTAGGTGTGGCTTTCTTGCCTTTAGGTGTGGCTCCAAGGTCACTGTGTTCTAATACAGTGGCTGTTCTGCACACTGCAGCCAGATACCCAGTGCTGAGGGTACAGATGCCCCCCTAACTCTGTCCCCCTGGGCCCCTGCAGCCTGACCGTTCTGACCTGCTGAAAGCAGGCCCGGGCTCCTCTTAGCACACATGACTACGACAGAAGCTGCAGCCcaagtgtatgtggggggggctGCATCAGAACCACGCACCTGAAGGGTCAGAATTAAGGCCACGGGGCTGTCCTGGGGATCCCCACCTTCCTACACCCACCAGGGCACAGGTACTGCTCCCCCCCACCACTCCATGGGGGCAGGACACACCAAAGAGGGCCACACCCCATGGCTTTAATTCTGACCCCTTGGGCATGTGGTTAATTCTgaccttcccacacacacacacagagctcccccCCAGTTGCCCCAGCAGGGTGTCCAGCGTGTGGGCCTGGCTGCTCAACCAGCACCTCCTGCTAGGGACTCAAAGCCACCTTTGCTTTGAGTAAGCAGGACAACAGCCCCTCTTTCCCACACAGGCCATTAGCAGGAGTGATTGAACCCGTGACCTTGGGAGCTAAAAACATAAACCTCAACTGCTTGAACTAACCTCcccactctgggaggggaggggttgctACTAacagtaattttccctctgctgatactcaccccttcttgtcaactgtttgcaatgggccaccttgattgcattggcctcgttagcactacaaaagtaattcccttctctcccttggtagtcaccccttcttgtcaactgttgagaataggccacttccaccttaattgaattggcttgttagcactgacccctcccccccaggcaactcccatcttttcatgtgctattatattctgcttactgtatttttcactccatgcatctgatgaagtgggttttagcccacaaaagcttatacccaaataaatttgttagtctctaaggtgccacaaggactcctcgttgtttttgctgagacagactaacacagctgcccctctgaaacctgccccctgctctgttaGCACAGGTGGAGCAGGCCCAGCGAGCTGTAGCTAAGGCCCAGGCACCCcagcaagagcagagcaccatgcAGAACGGACCTGAGTCACAACAGCTCCCCACAGTCCAATTCCACTCCCCTCCTTGGGGCCACATTCTGCCCCCTGCATCCCACAGGCCACCAGTCGCCTCCTACAGTCACAGTTGCTGCAGCTTCACGTCCCCATCTGAGGGCTCCTTTTACCCAGCGGTGCCAAGCTAGG
Proteins encoded in this region:
- the LOC123369803 gene encoding probable G-protein coupled receptor 152; the protein is MEPFNTSHSNWTQLFPPEPFIPASWRAAFLIATLAIGLPANAFIIWLTGWQLRRRGLSVFILSLATSDFLFLSITVMQIMETLLDDNWVLGSPMCRLRYFLYDLSYHCSLFLLAALSVDRCLLVLLPLWYCCHRPLRLSSYICLGAWLVAALLTIKGFVFADVIRYPDGMLVCSSDRGKYEWPLRLLEVLVEGLFPFVVMVTTHVATLSRTFRHHTRPPSKFYRIVAATLSAYVLLNLPFQIVQLLFLVSWEHEEFNNRIFPFMVYFSYLINLNSSINPLIYIFFSSNICTGCGHHMTSSLTMALTEEQERSPRDMSSKSFSG